From the Candidatus Methylomirabilota bacterium genome, the window AGACCGATGGTCAGCATGACCACCGCGAACTGGGGCTGGCCGATGACGCGCCGGAGCACGGTGCGGTCGAGCACCGCGCCGAAGAGGCCCACGATGACCACCGCGAGGGCGAAGGCGGCCCAGTACCCCACGCCGTACCAGACCACGAACATGTAGCAGACGAAGGCCCCCAGCATCAGCAGGTCGCCCTGGGCGAAGTTCACCAGCTCGGTGGCCTTGTAGATCAGCACGAAGCCGAGGGCGACCAGGCCGTAGATGCAGCCGACGGCGAGGCCGTTGAGGGCGAGCTGCAGGATGGTATCCAGGAGCGGACCCCTCCACCGGTGGAGCGCGTCCGCCGCGGCGACGCTGGTCGCGGCGTGACGTAGTGGGGAGCGTTATAGCCGGGCGGCGCCCGTCAAGTCAATGGGCCGGATCCATACCGCGGTGTCGTGGAAGACGGCACCGCCGTTTGGATAGCCGGGCTCGGCGCTGGTCAGCGCGTTGATGCCGATCCCGCCCGCGAAGCGCCCGTTGGGCCACACGCCCTCCACCACCACCACGCCCCGCGGCTGGCCCGGCCGGGGCTCGACGTGCGCGATCGTCTCGCCGCGCTGGTTGCCCAGGCGCACCGGCGTGCCCGCGGTCACGCCGAGGGCCGCGCAGTCCTCGGGATGCAGCAGCGCGGTCGGCCGCTTCTCGCGATCCTGCGACGACTTCGTCTCGGTGAACGTGGAGTTCAGGAACGAGCGGGCGGGTGCGGCCACCAGGCGGAAGGGCTTGTCCGCGGTGGCATTGTCGATCACGTCGAAGTGATCGGGCAGCGTCGGCATCGAGGCCCCGCGCCCGCCGTACCGCGACCAGTCCGGCTTGAAGTGGAAGCGCCGGTCGGGGGTGGGAAAGCCGTCGAGGAAGTGGGCGGTCTCGAAGGGCAGCGCGTGATCCTGGCCGCCGCGCTGCCAGTTGGTCTCCGCGTCCCACATCCCGGACATGCCCAGCGTCTCGTCCATGATCTCCCACGCCGTCATCTCGAAGCCGGGATGCCGGGCGCCCAGGCGCTTGGCCAGCGCGCAGATCACCTGGTGGTTCTCGCGGCACTCGCCGGGCGGCTCGATCACCTTCTTGGCGACCTGGAAGTAGGTGTGCCCGCTCGCGGTGTAGAAGTCGTCGTGCTCGACCATCATGGTGGCGGGCAGCACGATGTCGGCGAAGGCGGCGGTCTCGGTCAGGAACTGCTCGTGCACGCAGAGGAAGAGATCCTCGCGGGCGAGGCCGCGATGGACCAGGTTGGTTTCCGGGCAGACCATCGCCGGGTTCGTGTTCTGCACGAGCATCGCGGTCACCGGCGGCCCGCCCAGCAGCGCCGCGTGGTCGCCGGTGAGGATCGGGCCCAGGCGCGACTGGTCCAGGGCGCGGATCGACGGATCGACCAGATCGAGGCCTTCGATGAGCGTGCGGTCCAGCGGATAGAGCGCGGTCTGCCCGTAGACCGCGCCGCCGCCTCGGTACCGCCAGGCGCCGGTGATCGCGGGCAGGCAGGAGACCGCGTGCATGTTCACCGCGCCGTTGCGCGAGCGGCTGAAGCCGTGGTGGCAGCGGATGAAGCTCTTCTTCGTGCCGCCGTAGAGCCGGGCGAAGTC encodes:
- a CDS encoding molybdopterin oxidoreductase family protein; amino-acid sequence: MQIVPSVCPHDCTSTCALEVERIDARTIGRVRGSHRNTYTRGVICEKVGRYAERVHHPDRLLHPLRRVGPKGAGRFERIGWDDALDLVADAFTRQAQRLGPETVWPYYYAGTMGLVQRDGINRLRHAMGYSRYYSTICVTLSDTGWAAGVGAKRGVDLREIDEHSDLVVIWGGNPVNTQVNVMNHAMAARRRGARLVVVDPYRTGTAARADLHLAPRPGTDGALACGIMHVLFAEGFADWDYLRAYTDCPDELAAHVASRTPAWAAAITGLPAGAIVDFARLYGGTKKSFIRCHHGFSRSRNGAVNMHAVSCLPAITGAWRYRGGGAVYGQTALYPLDRTLIEGLDLVDPSIRALDQSRLGPILTGDHAALLGGPPVTAMLVQNTNPAMVCPETNLVHRGLAREDLFLCVHEQFLTETAAFADIVLPATMMVEHDDFYTASGHTYFQVAKKVIEPPGECRENHQVICALAKRLGARHPGFEMTAWEIMDETLGMSGMWDAETNWQRGGQDHALPFETAHFLDGFPTPDRRFHFKPDWSRYGGRGASMPTLPDHFDVIDNATADKPFRLVAAPARSFLNSTFTETKSSQDREKRPTALLHPEDCAALGVTAGTPVRLGNQRGETIAHVEPRPGQPRGVVVVEGVWPNGRFAGGIGINALTSAEPGYPNGGAVFHDTAVWIRPIDLTGAARL